From the Gammaproteobacteria bacterium genome, the window GCGAATCAGCGTGAACGGCGAACATCAGCTGCACCGCGGCGCCGATCGCAGCAAAGACCAGAGCTATTTTCTTCACTACGTCTCCGCCGAAGCGCTCGGCCGCACGCTGTTCCCGCTGGGCGAAACACTGAAGTCCGATGTACGCGCGCTGGCTCTGGAAGCCGGGCTGCACAACTCGCGCAAGCGCGACAGCACTGGTATCTGTTTTATCGGCGAACGGCCATTCCAGGAATTCCTGGCAAGCTACCTGCCGGTACAGCCAGGTGAGATACGCACGCCGGAGGGCCAGGCGGTTGGCGAACATTGTGGCCTGGCGTTTTACACGCTCGGACAGCGCCAGGGGCTGGGCATCGGCGGCGTGCGAGGTGCCAGCGACGAACCCTGGTATGTTGCGGGCAAAGACGACGACAACAACGTGCTGATCGTGGTGCAGGGCCATGACCATCCGCTGCTGTACAGCAGCTCACTGGAAGCGACTGCCGTGCACTGGATCAACGGCTGCCCGGCAGCCGGGGAATTATCCTGCCAGGTCAGCACCCGCTACCGCCAGCGGCCGGCGCCCGCCGCGGCCCGCCTCGCTGCCGGCACAGCCCATGTCGAGTTTGCCAGCCCGCAGTGGGCAGTAACGCCCGGCCAGCACGCTGTTTTCTATGACGGCGAGCGCTGTCTCGGCGGCGGCATCATCAGCGCCGCGGCTGCCACCGGTGTTCTGCAAACCGCTGTATAATCGCGCCTCGCTCTTACTCTTAATAACAGGGAGATCAGGATGACTGAACTGCGGGATCGCGCCCGGGCCCGGCTCAGCGTGGGTGACAACGACTACGAGATTTACCGGCTCGACAGCGTTGAAGGCATCGATTTGAATCGCCTGCCCTACTCCCTGAAAATCCTGCTGGAAAACCTGCTGCGTCACGAAAACGGTGTGGACGTCACTGCCGATGACATTGACGCGCTGGCCAACTGGAAGCCGAAGGAAGAAC encodes:
- the mnmA gene encoding tRNA 2-thiouridine(34) synthase MnmA, whose protein sequence is MSNNAGTRVIVGMSGGVDSSVAALLLKQQGYDVHGLYMFNWDEDEQGYCTAAEDFQDARRVASLLDIPLHQVNFAAEYRQHVFDVFLEGLQAGLTPNPDVLCNREIKFGRFLDHALRLGASYVATGHYARRISVNGEHQLHRGADRSKDQSYFLHYVSAEALGRTLFPLGETLKSDVRALALEAGLHNSRKRDSTGICFIGERPFQEFLASYLPVQPGEIRTPEGQAVGEHCGLAFYTLGQRQGLGIGGVRGASDEPWYVAGKDDDNNVLIVVQGHDHPLLYSSSLEATAVHWINGCPAAGELSCQVSTRYRQRPAPAAARLAAGTAHVEFASPQWAVTPGQHAVFYDGERCLGGGIISAAAATGVLQTAV